In the Luteolibacter rhizosphaerae genome, GCCGGTCAGCGCGAAGCCGCCGCCGAGACCGCTCTGCAATACAAGAGCACCGACCAGCAGCACGCGGAACTCAACGCCCAGCTCGAAAGCGCCGAAGCCCGCTACAAGGAACTGGTCCGCGCCCGCGATGTGGCCATCAAGGCCGCCCGTGACAAAATCGAGCAGCTCCGCCGCGGCATCGACGACATGAAGGTGCAGCGCGCGATGGCCGAGCTCAACGAGATGGCGGCCGGCATGGTCAGCACCATCGGCGGCTCCGGTGACACGCTAAATCGCCTCGAGGAAATGGTGGAAGAAGAGCGCACGAAGGCCGCAGGCCGCGCTCGCGTGGCCCGCGACAGCGTGGACCTGAGCGGCACGGTGGTGAAGGAAGCCGAGCAAAAGGCTCTGGCCGACATGGCGCTCGCCGACTTCGCCGCCGCGGAAGGCATCGACCTGAAGCCGACCGAGTCCGCGCAGGAGACGCCTCCGGCACAGGGCACCATGGGTCCTGTGAGCCAATGACAAGTTCGGGTGGCGGGCTCCGCTTTCCACTTTAGCTTCTCCACGCATGGATCCCGAACTACCGTCCCGCTTCCGCGCCGAACGCTGGTACTCCGCCCCGAACCTGTGGCGGAAGATTTCCCGCTATGGCTTGGTGGCCGGGCGCAAGACGGTGCTCACCAGCATCACGCTCTACCATTGCCTGCGCGACAAGGACACGCCGGCTTGGGCGAAGGGTGTGATCGTAGGTGCTCTCGGCTACCTCGTCCTCCCTGTGGACATGGTGCCGGACATCATTCCGGGCGCAGGCTATGGCGACGACTGGGCGGCGCTGGTCGCGGCGCTCGGTACCGTGGCCATCTACGTGAAGGATGTCCACAAGGTGAAGGCTGCAGCGCAGACCGAGAAGATTTTCGGATTGAAGGCGCACTGAGGGAGCATCGGAACACCGGCCTTCTCCCCGCAGGTCACCACGCCTCGCCTGCCCTCGCCTCCAGACAAGACAACCTTGCCAAGCAGATGCCTGACAAGGTTGCCGAGATGTCCGGGAAATGGGACGCGTGGTCGAAGGAGGCTTCGGTCTATCCGAAACCTTGATGCCGCAGCTTACTTCGCCTCCGGATTCGCCTGGAGATAAGCGTCCACGTCCTTCGTCACCACCAGCTTGCCCTGCATGATCGCCCAGTGGCCGGGGAAGGTGCAGACGAATTCGTAGATGCCTTCCTTACCCGGAGCCGTCAGGCTCAGCGTCTCCTTCTGACCGGCATCGATCAGCTTGGAAGCGCCCAGCACCCGCGAGTCCTTGTCCGGCACATAGGCCCGGCCCTGGCTATCGAGCTTGTCGGGCGGGCTGGCTTGCACCGCCTCCGCCACCGCTTGCAGGGTCCCCGGCTGCACGAAGACGATGTTGTGCGGCATCGCATCCGGGTTCTCGAAGATGACCTGGAAGGGCTTGCCGGCCTCCACCACCATGCGCGTGGTATCGAAGCGCAGTTGCTCGCGGACCGCCTTCACCACGAAAACATTCACGCGCAGATCCTTCAGCACCTTGCGGGCAACCGCGCCACGATCCGCCGGCATCAGACCGGCCAGATCGTTCGCCACCTGCACCACCTCGATGTAGTCCTGCGAGGTGCGGTCTTCCGCCGGGACCTTGCGGGCCCAGTTCACCAGTCCGCCGGCAGCCGGATCGGCCAAGTCCGCGGACCACGAGGCACGCGGCAGCAGGGCCATGCCTTTCGCCGCCGGGATCACCTGCTCGCCCTTCTTGATCAACTCGACCAGACCGGCGAAGACCTTCTCCGGCTCCTTGCCCATGCTCACGAGCGCGCGCACCGCGGCGCCGCGCAGGCCACCGAGCGGATCGCTGGTCACCGCGATCTTGCTGCTCAGCTTCGGCGCGGGATTGGCCGGCTTCTTGAAGATCTCGCGCCGCTGCGAATCGAGCACCGTGACCGTGAAACGATCGAGACGGTCCTCGAAGCCCGCCCGGTTCCACACCGTCACCGCTTCCACCGGCTGATCGGTCTTGAGATCGAGCTCCCACCACGGGTTGTTCTCGCCCTCGTTGGTATGGGTCTGGGTGCCGCTGTCGTATTCGGCATCCGTTTTTCCATCGATCGCCCGCTGCGGAACCCCGCCATGGGATGTGCTCGATTGCTTGGCGATACCGTTGCCCGCCACGTTCACCCCACCGGCGAAAACCTGCACCTCGGCCAAGGTCAGCGTGCCTCGACGCGGCAGCTCGATGCGGACATAGCGCGCCTTGCCACCCTTCGCTTTCTCCATCTCGGAAGCCACCGGCCCCGGGAGTTGCGAGAGCAGCGGCAATACCTTGTCGAATGCCGAGCCACGCAAGGCCGGATCCGGCACCAGCGGCAGCGCTTCGAGGAAGTCGGTCAGGGCATCCGCAGACTTCGCGGCATTGCTCCATGAAGCATCGACATTGCCATCCACCACGATCAGCGCGGCCAAGGCACTGCGACGCACCAGCTCCGCATTCGTCGCGGCGGTGAGAGACTGCAAGCCGTCCCGCGCATCCTTCAAGTCGGAGGCGGGCTGCGTGAGCAGCAGTCGGCAGAGATCCGTGGTCGCTGCGCCGTTATTCTTCGCCAAGGGGCCCAATGTCGCCAGCAGCGCCTCCATCGCGCTGCTCTTCCTGAGCTTCGCCAACTCGCCCAAGGCTTCCGCGCGCTGCGCCAGCGAAACATCGGAACGCGTCAGCAACGCCGTCAGCGTGACCGGGGACTTCGGCAGCTTCGCGAGTTCCGCACCGCTCACCGAGCCCATGATGAATTCCACCCCGGCGGGATTGTCCGCCGCCAGCGCCTTGCCCTGCGCGATGGCATCCTTCCACCACGGCGTGAGCTGCCGCATGGTTTCCTTCAGGCAGTAGCTGATGTAGTAGTCCGCCGGATGCTTCAGCGCGGTGAGCGCCGCATCGGCCGCCTCCCATTCGCGGAAATAGCTGGCCACACGGACCGCCTCCAAGCGCACGCGCGGTGCCTCGTCATCGGCCGCCAGCTTCACCAGTTCCAGCGCACCGGGAACACGGTCACGCCAATAGCCGAGCACGCGCACGCCTTGCGCACGGGCCCGCGGCTCCGGCGACTTCAGCACCCGTTTGAGCAGATCGAGATCCACCACGTTGTGCCATTGGTGCACCCACAGCGCTTCGAGCATGTGGTGCTCATAGTCCTTCTCCTTCGGATCCAGCACCTTGATCCAGTCGTTCACCCCGCGGATGACTTCCTTCGCGTCGTGCTTGCCGAGTTCGATCTTTGCCCGCATCCGCACGTCGTTCTCCGGCTCCTTCAGCAGCTCCAGCAGCTTGGCCACCGGTTCGCCGTCGACTTTCTTCGGCACCATCAAGGGACGGCCCTCATAGGTGATGCGATACAGGCGCCCGTGCTGGTGATCCCGGTTCGGATCCCGCAGATGGTGCTGCAAGTGGCCGATCAGCATCTGTGACCAGTCCATGAAATACAGCGATCCATCCGGAGCCACCGTGATGCCGGAAGGACGGAAGTTCGGGTTCTTCGCGATGTCCGTGGTGATCAGGTGATCGAGCGTCTCGCCCTTGATTCCCGAGCCTTCATCCGTGAGCTTGGCGCGGAAGATCCCTTGGATGCTGATGACGTTCGTGTTCAGGAAAAGGCCCTGCCAGTCATCCGGGAAGTGCCGGCTTGTTAGAATGGCCGTGCCGGGACAGGGCCGCGAAGGACGATCCCAGAAGCGCTGCATGCCGGGATGCGCACCACTATCGAGGTGACCGCTCATCGCGGGGCCGAAGTAGTTGTCGTTGCCCGTCGCGTCGGTGATCAGGTCGTTACCCCAGTAATCGAACACACGACCGTGCGGGTTCGCGAAGCCGTAGGGCGCGTGGCGCATGAACTTGCCGGTGTTCGGCTCGTAGCGGTAGATCGCACCGTCGCTGTTGCGGATGGGTCCGTTGAAAGTCTCCACATTGCTGCGGTGGAAGACCCCGTCGCTCAGGTAGACCGCACCGCCCGGCTCTAGGCACATCGAGTTCGTCTCGTGGTGCGAGTCCGCCGCATCCAGTCCATGCAGCACACGCTCCTTCAGGTCCGCTTTGCCATCGCCATCGGTGTCCCTGACATACCACAGATCGGGCGATTGCATCAGCAATACGCCGTCCTTGTAGAACTGGAAGCCGGTCGGACAATTCAGCCCGTCCAGGAAGGTGGTGCACTTCAGCGCCTTGCCCGTCTTCGGATCAAGGTCGAAGACCAATAGCTTGTCGAAGTTCGTCGTGGTCGGCGAGGTCTCCGGATAGTTCGGCCACGCCGCGATCCACAGCCGCCCCTTCGTATCGAAGTTCATCTGCACCGGATTGATCAGATCCGGGAAGCTCTTCTCCGAGGCCACCAGCTCCACCTTGCAATTCGGCGGCAGCTTCAGGTGCTGGATCGCTTCCTCGGGGTCGAGGTAGGGTGTCTCGTCTTTCCGGTTCGGCGGCACCAAGTTCACCTTCGGCAGGTTGTCGTCGCTGACCTTGAGGTCGCCGCCCTTCGCCACCGCCCACACTCGCTTGTCGCGGTTCGCGGTCTTCACATCGCGCTGCGCCAGCTCTTCCCCCAGCGTGCTCGCGTTGGTCACGCCTTCATAGGCGATGCGCGAGCGATCGCCGAAGATGTTGTACTGATCGACGGTGCGGTAGCGGTGGTGCCACTCCTTGTTCTTATCCAGCACCGCGCTGCGGATCTTGCCGAGCAGAGGGTCCTCGAAGGCCGGCGGCTCCTTGCCGAAGATCGCCTTGAACTGCACCGGCGCGAGCTGGCGGTCGCCCTCTTCCGTCAGGTGAATTCCGTTGATCGTGAGCGGCGAGCCGGCTTTCGCAAAGATATCCTTGGAAGGCGTGTAGAGATCCACGAAGGGCACCCCCTTTGCCTGCGCCACCTCGGCCATCGCCTTGGTGTAGAGCTCCAAATTGGCATTGTTCTCCGAGCCATCGCTGAAGTCAGGGCTCTTCAAGTTCTCCTGCGCGATCGGCGAGAAGAGCACCAGCTTCGGCGCCGCCTGGCCATTGTACTTCGCCGCCTTCTGTGCATCCAGATAACTCCCGAGCGCCGCCTTGAAGCCCTCAAGCCCTTCCGGACCGCGGAAGGACTCGTTGAAACCCCAGTAAGCGAAGACCACGTCCGCACCGAAATCCGTGCCCGCCTTGTAGACCACGTTCGGCTCGCCCGGCTTGGTCGTGTCTCCCTTCTTCATCGAGAGGAACCACTCGGTCGTCGGCACATCGGCGGAGCGCGGCTTCACATTCACCTCGTCCGCGGCGAAGCCCAGGTTCCGCACCGTGAGGTCCAGATCCGGGTAGGCGCGGTGGATGAAAGTCTCCAGCCAAGCGTGATGCTGCTGCCGGTCGGCCAAGCCGCTGCCGACGATGGCGATGTGATCGCCTTTCTGAAGCTGCACGAGCGGCTCCGCCGCCACCGCGTGAAACGCGCAGGCGATGAGGGCCGCGCTGGTGCAGCGGGTTTGCCATCGGTGGGAAGTCATAGTCTTCTTTAAACAGGTTCTACGGGACAAAATGAGGCTTGGGATCGGGCTCCCAGAACTTCACCGGGGCGCGCTACGCCCGCTCCATCTGCGTTTCTTTCGGATTTTGTGGGATTGCGTGCAAGTTCGGACCTAGGGGGTCGCATGAATTTTTCACTGAAGGTTTCCTTCTGCCGGGTGGTATTCTCGCCGCGCACCCGCAATCTCTCATGATCCGCCTCGCCCTTGTGCTTTCACTGGTTACCACGCTCCACGCGAACGTAGGGATCGATATCGAGGCCTTCGGCAAGAGCCTGGGCGGCTGGTCCGCCAAGGGCAAAACCGCCTGCGATTACGAGCTCTCCGGCTCCAGCTACCGCACCTACAAGCCGGAGATCACTCCGACCCCGGATGGCGGCGTCTTCGCCTCGATCCGCATCGACCACCAGCGCGGCTGGCTTGCCAGCGACGATCACGCGGTGCTGGAAATCACGATCGGCAAGGACGGCTCGATCGTTTCCGCCCAATCGAATCTGGCCCTGCAGGGTAAAACGATCTCCAGCGACGTGATCCGCACCGGCGGCACCGTGGCCAGCGGCACCCCGGTCGTGGGTGGTGCCGTGAAAGTCGGCGCCGATCTGACCGCCGATCTTTCCTCCAAGTTGCTCCGCGAGAAGGTGGTGGAGCCTGGACGGGTAAATTTCCCCGCCGCCGTCCGCCACAATTATAACCTGCTCTTCCAATCCATCCGCAATGACAGCCCGGCCCCGCCGGCGACCGCGGTGATCGAGCCCCAAGGTCCACCCAAGCCGGGTCCGACCGCTTCCGCCCTTGAAATGAAGGGCGTGGGACAAGCCCAGGACATCAAAAAGTAAGAGTCCTGCCGGAAATGAAAACGGACGGGTGTCTCCACCCGTCCGTCGTGATCCGGAGCTGTCAGGGCTTGATTCGATAGAAACGCCTCGGCACCGCATTCGCGTCGATCACCAAGGGACTTCCGCCATTCACCGTGGTCCATGGCGGCTGCAGGTTATCCGAATACTCCAGCTTGCCTACCGGCCAAGCCAGAGACAGCAGGTTGGCCCGCGATCCCGAAACAGTGACCGAGTCGATCTCCCAGCCTTGGGGCGAGAGATTCCCCGAAGTGTTGTTGTCGGAGGACGAGACAAAGCGCAGTTGCACCCGATCTCCTGCGGACAGGTTACCCAAGCTGCATACGCTGGTGATGAAACCCGGATGGCCCGGGGAATTCTCCACGAAGGCCTGTTGGCCTTGGATCGTGGTGCCCGAGTTCGGGAGAATCGTACCGTTGTATCCGTTCTGACTGAAGGAAGCCAAGTCCACCCTTGTGAAGGCGCCGCCGTTCACGCTGACATCCACCACTCCACCGTCAAAGAGCCCTTGCTCGTAACTGTAGCGGTGAGAGAAGCTCAGGGTGACCGGTCCCGACGGTCCGACGATGTACACCGGGCTGGACAGATTCGAAGTGTTGTCGGTCCCGAAGCCCGAAGCCTGACCGTTGCTGCGCCACGAACCGGTCGTGTAGATCCAGTCCGTCTCCGGCGAAACCGCAGCACCGATCGCGAAGCCGCCACCGCTGCTGTTGAAGTCTTCGGTGCCGCCGCTGGTGGTCGCGAGGGTCGATAGCGTGGTGTTGAACACCACTCCCGCCTTTACCAGCACCAGCGAGGCATTCGAGACCTTGGTCAGTGTGTAACCGGCGGGAACGCCGGACACGCTCGGCAGCGCGCCGATCACATCACCGCTGCATCTGCACACTTCGTAGAAGGGTGCTGTCGCCCCACCTCCCAGAACGCTGAAGGCGATCTGCGCCCCCGCTTGCACGGTCAGGTTGCCGTTAACCCGCAGTTGGTCGGACGTCGCTCCGTCGATCTCGCAGTAGTAGGTCCCCGCAAGGGTCGTCGCTCCGGCCGTGAAGGTTCCGGCGGAAGCACCCGGACGGAAGCTGGTGCCGGAAGCCAAAGTCAGCGCCCCGGCATGCGAGCCCGTTGCTTCCAATGTCCCCTCGGAGATATTCAGGGTTCCCAGGTAGCTATGATCGATCCCTCCTGCCAGCCGCAGCGTGCCTGCTCCGGTCTTCAGGATCGAACTCGCGGCGGAGTCGGCATTGGCCGCGTCGGAGTTCTCCAACTCGGTGGTGACAATGAGGTCCGCTGCCACGCCGGTAACCACATCCGGGACATGGAAGGTGTGGACCGCCGGGCCAGCCGGGCTAGCACTCACCGCGAGCATGGCGATACCCGAGTTCCCTTGGGTGGCTCCAACACCGTTACCGATGGTCGAAGCGGTCGAACCGCCGACGGTGACATTGCCATTCAGTTGGAAGCTCTCCCCATTGTAGGAGCTGCCTCCGCCCGAGTAGCTCAGGGTCACCTGCCCACCGTTCAGGGTGAGGTTCCGGATATGAGCGTGACTTTGTCCGCCCGGTCCCGTCCCGGCGCTTTCACCGGAGACGATCCCCAGCGTGGCCGAGTTCAAGGTCACATCCGGTGAGTTCACCGGTCCTGCAGGGATCGCATTGACGCCCTGGACTTCCATCGTGGCTCCCGCGTTTACGGTGACGGCCGCGCTCGCCGCGAGACGGTTGTTGTTCTGGTTCCCGTCAAAGACCACGGTGCCGGCATTGATCGTCACCGTCTTGCCCGCGGAGTTCGCGCCGCGGATGCCCACGGTTCCGTTGCGCGAGAAGACTTGGCTGACTGGCGATCCCGTGATGCCGCCTTCCAGCCCGAGATTCCCGCTTCCGGTAACGGAAAGGGTCGATCCAACAGCCATCACCGTGGGGCTCTGGTAATTCACCCCGGCCGCCTGGTTGAGCTGCAGCTGCCCGCCGAGCACGTTGACGGTCGTGATGGGAGCGATGTCGCCAGAGGTGCCATTCCCCACCCGCAGCGTTCCCTCGTTGATCACCACGCTGCCGGTCACCAGGCCGAAGTTTCCGATCTCCACGGTGCCACTCCCGCTCTTGGAGAAGATCGCATCCTGGGCGCCGCCGATCAGCCAATCGGCACCGGTGATCGTGTAGTTGGTGTCGTTGTCGAAGCTCACGCCGGCAGGCGTGACGTCCGCCATCACCTCCACGGTTTTGAGCGCGGCGCTGTCGTCGAAGAACACCGCATATTCATCCGTGTAGACCGATGCCGTTCCGCCGGTGTAGGTCTTCCAGTTCTGCGAGATCCCGGAATCCCAATCGCCCGGATTGGTCGGATCGCTACCGGTCCATCGCAGGGTCGGAATGACGGTGACATCCGTGATCTCGCTGCTCTTTGTTCCGACGGCGTTGGTCACAACCACCGAGTAGGAGAACGGAGCGGAGGACGGCGTGTTGATCACTGCCGGATTCACCGTGTAGGTGGTGGCGGTCGCGCCGGGAATGTCCACGCCATTGAGCTTCCACTGATAGGTGAAAGGCGGAGAACCCGTGGCATCGACAGCCAAGGTGTAGGAGCCTCCTTCCATGATGGAACCGGACGGCGTCACTGTGGGAAAGTCGTTCACCAGCCCCGGGCCGGTATTGCTCAACGCTGCAGCGTAGAGTTGCTGCACACGGCCGGGCGTGACCGCGTGGCCGAAGATCGCGACCTCGTCGATCTCCCCGCGGAAGAAGTCGCCGGTTGTATTGAAGATCCCGCCCCCACCGACGTTGAAGTTGAATGCCGAGCTCCCGTAGTCGGCCACAACCTGATCGCGGTTGCCCACTTGGGTGCCGTTTACGAACAGGCGGTTGGAGGTCCCGTCGCCGGTCAGGCAGATGAAGATCCACTGGTCATCCACCATGCCGTGCGGCTGTACGATGTTGCCGTTGGTGGCATTGATCCAAGCCTCCACATTCACGTCATTTCCGGCATCGCCGAACTCGAGCAGGTCGTTCTGCCCGAAGTAGCCGCCGCGCGTGGTATGAGTCGCACCGCGTTTGATCCAGCCCATGACGGTGAATGCCGCACGTCCGTTCAAGAGTGCTTGCTTGCTCGTCATGAAGCCATCGGCATTCGGAAGGCTCAGGCAGGGGTTATTCGCCCCCAAGCCTCCGAAGCCCGACGCGGGCGAAGGGCCGCTGGTGGCATTGTGGGCTTGCGAGCTGTAAGCACCATCCGCCCCGCTGCCCAAGGTCCCCAGGTTATCCGCCGCCGGACGGGCCGCTTCATCCAAACGCCAGTAACCGACCGGAGCATCGGCAATCACATGCGCTGAATACCCTGCCGGATTGCTGCTACGCTGCGCCACGCGCGCCTGAATGCGCGCTTGGGAAAGCAGCGAGGGGAAGAAAGCCACCTCGTCCACCGAGCCGTCGAAGGTCCGGTTCGGAGCCGCGGTCGCACCGATCACGAAGGGGGCGTTGTCATTCGCCTCGTAGCCGTTGGTGACTGCACCTGTGACGGCTTGGACGCCGTTCACATAGAGCGTCATCGTGCCATTGATGCCGCCGGTGTAGGTCATGGCCAGATGTTGCCACTGCCCGGGCGTTACAGTTCCCCCGGTGAGGAAGGTGACATTGTTGGCCGCGGCCTTGTTTCCCATCCGGATTTCCCAGGTGGCGGAGTTTTGATAGATCAGGAACCCCGCACGCCCGGTGGTGAAGCTCATCGAGTTCACCGGCGAAAGGAGGGTCGAGGTATTGCGGCTGGGCAGCACCCAACATTCCACCGTGAAGGCATTGGTCCCGGTATGGGAGGGATTCAGTGCCGCATTGTTAGGGATGGTGATCGATCCGGTGTGATCGATTGCGGTGGGACTCGCGTTGTCGACGAAGGCGACGGCGGTGTTTCCTGCCACCGCGCCGGGAACCCCGCGCGTATTGAGCAGCTGGTAGGTTCCGTTTCCGGCGGCCCCCAAGCTTCCCGAGTTAATCGCGAGATCGATAGCCGCGACGCCATCGCTAAAACGATAGTAGGCGAGGGGGTTTTCACTCAGGATCTCCGATTGGTAATCCGCGCGGACGACCGGTATCAGAAGCGGCGATAGGAGGGAGGCAAGAAGCATCGGAGAGATGCTTCGCCAC is a window encoding:
- a CDS encoding PspA/IM30 family protein; amino-acid sequence: MFRRISNLIKGFLGLFIGGIEKKNPEALLEVEKENLRKQIGEFNQGLAAHAGLVERLMSQVKKLNAQENELKAKTKALLQAGQREAAAETALQYKSTDQQHAELNAQLESAEARYKELVRARDVAIKAARDKIEQLRRGIDDMKVQRAMAELNEMAAGMVSTIGGSGDTLNRLEEMVEEERTKAAGRARVARDSVDLSGTVVKEAEQKALADMALADFAAAEGIDLKPTESAQETPPAQGTMGPVSQ
- a CDS encoding DUF7133 domain-containing protein, with protein sequence MTSHRWQTRCTSAALIACAFHAVAAEPLVQLQKGDHIAIVGSGLADRQQHHAWLETFIHRAYPDLDLTVRNLGFAADEVNVKPRSADVPTTEWFLSMKKGDTTKPGEPNVVYKAGTDFGADVVFAYWGFNESFRGPEGLEGFKAALGSYLDAQKAAKYNGQAAPKLVLFSPIAQENLKSPDFSDGSENNANLELYTKAMAEVAQAKGVPFVDLYTPSKDIFAKAGSPLTINGIHLTEEGDRQLAPVQFKAIFGKEPPAFEDPLLGKIRSAVLDKNKEWHHRYRTVDQYNIFGDRSRIAYEGVTNASTLGEELAQRDVKTANRDKRVWAVAKGGDLKVSDDNLPKVNLVPPNRKDETPYLDPEEAIQHLKLPPNCKVELVASEKSFPDLINPVQMNFDTKGRLWIAAWPNYPETSPTTTNFDKLLVFDLDPKTGKALKCTTFLDGLNCPTGFQFYKDGVLLMQSPDLWYVRDTDGDGKADLKERVLHGLDAADSHHETNSMCLEPGGAVYLSDGVFHRSNVETFNGPIRNSDGAIYRYEPNTGKFMRHAPYGFANPHGRVFDYWGNDLITDATGNDNYFGPAMSGHLDSGAHPGMQRFWDRPSRPCPGTAILTSRHFPDDWQGLFLNTNVISIQGIFRAKLTDEGSGIKGETLDHLITTDIAKNPNFRPSGITVAPDGSLYFMDWSQMLIGHLQHHLRDPNRDHQHGRLYRITYEGRPLMVPKKVDGEPVAKLLELLKEPENDVRMRAKIELGKHDAKEVIRGVNDWIKVLDPKEKDYEHHMLEALWVHQWHNVVDLDLLKRVLKSPEPRARAQGVRVLGYWRDRVPGALELVKLAADDEAPRVRLEAVRVASYFREWEAADAALTALKHPADYYISYCLKETMRQLTPWWKDAIAQGKALAADNPAGVEFIMGSVSGAELAKLPKSPVTLTALLTRSDVSLAQRAEALGELAKLRKSSAMEALLATLGPLAKNNGAATTDLCRLLLTQPASDLKDARDGLQSLTAATNAELVRRSALAALIVVDGNVDASWSNAAKSADALTDFLEALPLVPDPALRGSAFDKVLPLLSQLPGPVASEMEKAKGGKARYVRIELPRRGTLTLAEVQVFAGGVNVAGNGIAKQSSTSHGGVPQRAIDGKTDAEYDSGTQTHTNEGENNPWWELDLKTDQPVEAVTVWNRAGFEDRLDRFTVTVLDSQRREIFKKPANPAPKLSSKIAVTSDPLGGLRGAAVRALVSMGKEPEKVFAGLVELIKKGEQVIPAAKGMALLPRASWSADLADPAAGGLVNWARKVPAEDRTSQDYIEVVQVANDLAGLMPADRGAVARKVLKDLRVNVFVVKAVREQLRFDTTRMVVEAGKPFQVIFENPDAMPHNIVFVQPGTLQAVAEAVQASPPDKLDSQGRAYVPDKDSRVLGASKLIDAGQKETLSLTAPGKEGIYEFVCTFPGHWAIMQGKLVVTKDVDAYLQANPEAK
- a CDS encoding YkvA family protein, translating into MDPELPSRFRAERWYSAPNLWRKISRYGLVAGRKTVLTSITLYHCLRDKDTPAWAKGVIVGALGYLVLPVDMVPDIIPGAGYGDDWAALVAALGTVAIYVKDVHKVKAAAQTEKIFGLKAH
- a CDS encoding LamG-like jellyroll fold domain-containing protein, which codes for MLLASLLSPLLIPVVRADYQSEILSENPLAYYRFSDGVAAIDLAINSGSLGAAGNGTYQLLNTRGVPGAVAGNTAVAFVDNASPTAIDHTGSITIPNNAALNPSHTGTNAFTVECWVLPSRNTSTLLSPVNSMSFTTGRAGFLIYQNSATWEIRMGNKAAANNVTFLTGGTVTPGQWQHLAMTYTGGINGTMTLYVNGVQAVTGAVTNGYEANDNAPFVIGATAAPNRTFDGSVDEVAFFPSLLSQARIQARVAQRSSNPAGYSAHVIADAPVGYWRLDEAARPAADNLGTLGSGADGAYSSQAHNATSGPSPASGFGGLGANNPCLSLPNADGFMTSKQALLNGRAAFTVMGWIKRGATHTTRGGYFGQNDLLEFGDAGNDVNVEAWINATNGNIVQPHGMVDDQWIFICLTGDGTSNRLFVNGTQVGNRDQVVADYGSSAFNFNVGGGGIFNTTGDFFRGEIDEVAIFGHAVTPGRVQQLYAAALSNTGPGLVNDFPTVTPSGSIMEGGSYTLAVDATGSPPFTYQWKLNGVDIPGATATTYTVNPAVINTPSSAPFSYSVVVTNAVGTKSSEITDVTVIPTLRWTGSDPTNPGDWDSGISQNWKTYTGGTASVYTDEYAVFFDDSAALKTVEVMADVTPAGVSFDNDTNYTITGADWLIGGAQDAIFSKSGSGTVEIGNFGLVTGSVVINEGTLRVGNGTSGDIAPITTVNVLGGQLQLNQAAGVNYQSPTVMAVGSTLSVTGSGNLGLEGGITGSPVSQVFSRNGTVGIRGANSAGKTVTINAGTVVFDGNQNNNRLAASAAVTVNAGATMEVQGVNAIPAGPVNSPDVTLNSATLGIVSGESAGTGPGGQSHAHIRNLTLNGGQVTLSYSGGGSSYNGESFQLNGNVTVGGSTASTIGNGVGATQGNSGIAMLAVSASPAGPAVHTFHVPDVVTGVAADLIVTTELENSDAANADSAASSILKTGAGTLRLAGGIDHSYLGTLNISEGTLEATGSHAGALTLASGTSFRPGASAGTFTAGATTLAGTYYCEIDGATSDQLRVNGNLTVQAGAQIAFSVLGGGATAPFYEVCRCSGDVIGALPSVSGVPAGYTLTKVSNASLVLVKAGVVFNTTLSTLATTSGGTEDFNSSGGGFAIGAAVSPETDWIYTTGSWRSNGQASGFGTDNTSNLSSPVYIVGPSGPVTLSFSHRYSYEQGLFDGGVVDVSVNGGAFTRVDLASFSQNGYNGTILPNSGTTIQGQQAFVENSPGHPGFITSVCSLGNLSAGDRVQLRFVSSSDNNTSGNLSPQGWEIDSVTVSGSRANLLSLAWPVGKLEYSDNLQPPWTTVNGGSPLVIDANAVPRRFYRIKP